One segment of Clostridium botulinum DNA contains the following:
- a CDS encoding ribitol-5-phosphate dehydrogenase — MINKVYRLIGRKKFKEVFIEEEIKENSIFVRPSYLSICVADQRYYKFERSIEVLNKKLPMALIHEAIGQIVYDPKGEYKEGEYVVLIPCIPLEKDEIIDENYLKSSLFRSSGYDGFLQEVINQPRERIVRLPSKLFKPVMAFTELMSVSIHAIERFNRIAHKRRKNIGVWGDGNVGFITALFLKQQYPECKVHVFGKNSEKLDMFVFADEVHLISDDLSNIYIDHAFECVGGRGSQLAINQIIDIINPEGYIGLMGVSEENIEVNTRMTLEKGLLLVGNSRSTLEDYEKTVGIIHKNPKLLGYLESIITSVQKVRKINDINRAFEDDNAKIYGKTIIEWEI, encoded by the coding sequence ATGATAAATAAAGTATATAGATTAATAGGCAGAAAAAAGTTTAAAGAAGTATTTATTGAAGAAGAGATAAAAGAAAATAGTATTTTTGTTAGACCTAGTTATTTATCTATATGTGTAGCAGATCAAAGGTACTATAAATTTGAAAGATCTATAGAAGTGCTTAATAAGAAATTACCTATGGCACTTATTCATGAAGCTATAGGTCAAATAGTTTATGATCCTAAGGGAGAATATAAAGAAGGAGAATATGTTGTATTAATACCATGTATTCCGTTAGAAAAAGATGAAATTATTGATGAAAATTATTTAAAAAGTAGCTTATTCAGATCAAGTGGCTATGATGGTTTTCTTCAGGAAGTCATAAATCAACCAAGGGAAAGAATAGTAAGATTACCATCAAAATTATTTAAACCAGTTATGGCATTTACAGAACTTATGTCAGTAAGTATACATGCTATAGAAAGATTTAATAGGATTGCCCATAAGCGTAGAAAAAATATTGGTGTATGGGGAGATGGGAATGTTGGATTTATAACTGCCTTATTTTTAAAACAACAGTATCCAGAATGCAAAGTTCATGTGTTTGGTAAAAATAGTGAAAAATTAGATATGTTTGTATTTGCAGATGAAGTTCATTTAATCAGTGATGACTTAAGTAATATATATATAGATCATGCATTTGAATGTGTTGGTGGACGTGGTAGTCAATTAGCAATTAATCAAATAATAGATATTATTAATCCCGAAGGATATATTGGATTGATGGGAGTCTCAGAAGAAAATATTGAAGTAAACACAAGAATGACATTAGAAAAGGGACTTTTATTAGTTGGTAATAGTAGAAGCACTTTAGAAGATTATGAAAAAACAGTGGGTATAATTCACAAAAATCCAAAACTTTTAGGATATTTAGAAAGCATTATTACATCAGTACAAAAAGTTAGAAAAATTAATGATATAAATAGAGCTTTTGAAGATGATAATGCTAAGATATATGGAAAAACCATAATAGAATGGGAAATCTAA